One window of the Sander lucioperca isolate FBNREF2018 chromosome 5, SLUC_FBN_1.2, whole genome shotgun sequence genome contains the following:
- the LOC116041117 gene encoding suppressor of cytokine signaling 5-like gives MSLPKESGNRGKDRERGARPKVRQSRSEERRGSGGGRKGGKGKKKGMASHELAAERPVSDGFEYGELLSDLETVDQSSSSPLKESWRWQGLEAAASFLGQERVTARSGQGTVSSATEMPAPGEGEGRGSSSSRTLRQKIQDAMGQCFPLKTHSAAASAPSPQALSSSVACASSRRKIHLSELMLDDCPFPVGSELAQKWYLIKQHTAPITQPPTLDSAVVCSAPTAAAATVVEDVDDRLRERRRISIEQGVEPPPNAEIHTFEVTAQINPLYKHGPKLAHGMNELAVADRASVHQQQQQQLLLQRQQQHQLLLQSCLDTLDEVAASASASSAASAPVQTCAATPDPLVYPEVTATNVPSRAILPPTEDPKCHDGYRIHTQIDYIHCLVPDLLQITNLPCYWGVMDRYEAETLLEGKPEGTFLLRDSAQEDYLFSVSFRRYGRSLHARIEQWNHNFSFDVHDPSVFHAPTVTGLLEHYKDPNSCMFFEPLLSNPIHRTQPFTLQHICRAVISSCTTYDGINTLPIPNALKKHLKEYHYKQRVRVRRMDTWWE, from the coding sequence ATGTCGTTACCAAAGGAGTCAGGGAACAGAGGGAAGGATCGAGAGAGGGGGGCCCGTCCAAAGGTGAGACAGAGCCGGTCAGAGGAGAGACGAGGTTCAGGCGGTGGACGGAAAGGTGGAAAGGGGAAGAAGAAAGGCATGGCTTCGCATGAACTGGCGGCTGAGAGGCCTGTCAGCGATGGCTTTGAGTACGGTGAGCTGTTGAGCGACCTGGAGACCGTGGACCAGTCTTCCTCCTCGCCTCTGAAGGAGAGCTGGAGATGGCAGGGTCTGGAAGCCGCCGCCTCATTCCTAGGACAAGAACGGGTAACAGCCAGGTCAGGACAGGGAACAGTTAGCTCTGCTACAGAGATGCCTGCACCCGGTGAAGGTGAGGGCAGAGGGTCAAGCAGCAGTCGCACTCTCCGGCAAAAAATCCAAGACGCAATGGGGCAGTGTTTCCCGTTAAAGACGCACAGTGCGGCAGCGTCGGCTCCATCTCCGCAGGCTCTTTCGTCATCAGTTGCCTGTGCCTCTTCGAGGCGCAAGATCCATCTCAGTGAGTTGATGTTGGACGActgccctttccccgtaggaTCGGAACTGGCTCAAAAGTGGTATCTCATTAAGCAACACACGGCCCCCATTACCCAGCCTCCCACGCTTGATTCTGCGGTAGTGTGCAGTGCCCCTACCGCAGCCGCGGCTACTGTGGTGGAGGACGTCGACGACAGGTTGCGAGAGCGCAGGCGCATCAGCATCGAGCAAGGCGTTGAGCCACCACCCAACGCAGAGATCCACACGTTTGAGGTCACAGCCCAAATTAACCCCCTCTACAAGCATGGCCCTAAGCTGGCTCATGGTATGAATGAGTTAGCCGTGGCTGACAGAGCCTCCGTtcatcagcagcaacaacagcagcttcTTCTCCaaagacagcagcagcaccagctCCTTctacagagctgtttggacacTCTGGACGAGGTGGCGGCCTCAGCGTCCGCCTCATCAGCTGCGTCCGCCCCTGTCCAGACCTGCGCTGCTACCCCCGACCCTCTGGTTTACCCAGAGGTGACGGCAACCAACGTGCCCTCCAGAGCCATACTGCCTCCAACTGAGGATCCCAAATGTCACGACGGCTACCGCATACACACTCAGATCGACTACATCCACTGTTTGGTTCCAGACCTGCTGCAGATCACCAACCTCCCGTGTTACTGGGGGGTGATGGACCGCTACGAGGCAGAGACGCTGCTGGAGGGGAAGCCCGAAGGCACCTTCCTCCTGCGTGACTCGGCCCAGGAAGACTACCTCTTCTCCGTTAGCTTCCGCCGCTACGGCCGCTCGCTGCACGCGCGCATCGAACAGTGGAACCACAACTTTAGCTTTGACGTGCACGACCCCAGTGTCTTCCACGCTCCGACTGTTACGGGGTTGCTGGAGCACTACAAGGACCCCAACTCCTGCATGTTCTTCGAGCCCCTGCTGTCTAACCCCATCCATCGCACGCAGCCCTTCACCCTGCAACACATCTGCCGGGCGGTCATAAGCAGCTGCACCACCTATGATGGCATTAACACGCTTCCCATTCCAAATGCGCTGAAAAAGCACCTAAAAGAATACCACTATAAGCAAAGAGTACGTGTACGGCGAATGGATACCTGGTGGGAATaa
- the LOC116041116 gene encoding protein Smaug homolog 2 has translation MMFRDQVGILTDWFKGWNECEQTVALLSLLKRVSRTQARFLHICLEHWLADCTEIHILEAEANNAAIVSQWHQEPKEKVVSLLLSHLPLLQPRNSEAKCEYMKLLQKVLSHTIESSLFVEESRQLLSYALIHPATTLDDRTSLAMWLNHLEEHLSSGYTPRAPSSPYHPRQGSDEWPSSAEALDPGHAWHDQSPSSSTSPAGQNGHMSFPGGMSSPINSNNTGLCGQMQPSPLKKSMSVIPSCPQACGSEWVCQDDIGGRQNFILTDHAPLSPQSSVASSGSEQTEEQGSARNTFQEDGSGMKDVPAWLKSLRLHKYASLFSQMTYEEMMILTEQHLESQNVTKGARHKIALSIQKLRERQSVLKSLEKDILEGGNLRNALQELQQIIITPIKAYSPPSAAQTALDTAAASDTATSPSEATKTGADKDPASEGFQSHNPPPCDGDSSATPISDGDIAGQFTRVMGKVCTQLLVSRPDEENISCYLQLIEKCLTHEAFTETHKKRLVSWKQQVLKLLRLFPRKAMLDMPVYRQKGWTYGSNSLPTAGSVSGVVGRRGQRQFQMTSRGLPAGRIGLLSPGGIGGASSRHTLTSPALAGQGRQNLWFANPGGSNSMPSQSRSSVQRTHSLPVHTSPQTMLMFQQQECQVPGADLEINPTLESLCLSMTEHALGDGTDRTSTI, from the exons ATGATGTTCCGGGACCAGGTAGGTATCCTCACAGATTGGTTCAAGGGCTGGAATGAGTGTGAACAGACGGTGGCACTGTTGTCCCTCCTGAAGAGGGTGTCCCGCACCCAGGCTCGCTTCTTACACATCTGCCTTGAACACTGGCTGGCAGACTGCACAGAGATCCACATCCTAGAAGCTGAGGCCAACAATGCAG CAATTGTCAGCCAGTGGCATCAGGAGCCAAAGGAGAAGGTTGTGTCCTTGCTGCTGTCCCATCTGCCTCTGCTGCAGCCACGCAACAGCGAGGCCAAATGTGAGTACATGAAGCTGCTGCAGAAGGTCTTGAGTCACACTATTGAGAGTAGCCTGTTTGTTGAAGAAAGCAGGCAGCTGCTGTCCTACGCGCTCATCCACCCTGCCACCACACTGGATGACCGCACCTCCCTGGCCATGTGGCTAAACCACCTGGAGGAGCACCTATCCAGTGGCTACACGCCCCGGGCCCCATCTAGCCCCTACCACCCGCGCCAGGGCTCAGATGAATGGCCCAGCTCTGCTGAAGCTCTGGACCCCGGCCACGCCTGGCACGACCAGTCCCCCTCATCCAGTACGTCTCCTGCAGGCCAGAACGGACACATGTCTTTCCCAGGCGGGATGTCCTCTCCCATCAACAGCAATAACACAG GTCTGTGTGGGCAGATGCAGCCCAGCCCTCTGAAGAAGTCCATGTCCGTTATTCCTTCCTGTCCCCAGGCTTGTGGCTCTGAATGGGTTTGCCAGGATGACATAGGGGGCCGGCAGAACTTCATTCTAACAGACCACGCGCCCCTTTCCCCCCAGAGCAGCGTCGCCTCCTCAGGCAGTGAGCAGACGGAAGAACAGGGCTCTGCTCGCAACACCTTCCAGGAGGACGGCAGTGGCATGAAAG ATGTTCCCGCATGGTTGAAGAGTCTCCGCCTTCATAAATATGCATCACTTTTCTCCCAGATGACCTATGAGGAGATGATGATTCTCACAGAGCAACACCTAGAGTCACAG AACGTCACTAAAGGAGCACGGCATAAGATCGCCTTGAGTATCCAGAAACTGCGAGAGAGGCAGAGTGTGCTCAAGTCTTTAGAGAAG GATATTTTGGAAGGGGGAAACCTGCGTAACGCGCTCCAAGAATTGCAGCAGATCATCATCACCCCCATCAAGGCCTACAGCCCACCCAGTGCAGCGCAGACTGCCCTTGACACGGCCGCCGCCTCGGACACAGCCACCTCCCCTTCAGAAGCTACAAAAACAGGCGCAGACAAAGACCCCGCGTCAGAGGGCTTCCAGTCCCACAACCCACCTCCCTGTGATGGAGACTCCTCAGCCACACCCATCTCAGACGGCGACATTGCTGGACAGTTCACCCGTGTCATGGGTAAAG TGTGCACCCAGCTGCTGGTGTCAAGGCCAGATGAGGAGAATATCAGCTGTTACCTTCAGCTCATTGAGAAGTGTCTGACACATGAG GCTTTCACAGAAACTCACAAGAAAAGGCTGGTCTCCTGGAAGCAGCAGGTCCTCAAACTGCTACGCCTGTTCCCTCGGAAAGCTATGCTGGACATGCCTGTGTACAGACAGAAAGG CTGGACCTATGGGTCCAACTCCCTCCCCACAGCAGGCTCTGTGAGTGGAGTTGTAGGGCGGCGGGGACAAAGGCAGTTCCAGATGACTTCTCGTGGTCTCCCAGCTGGGCGCATTGGCCTTCTGAGTCCCGGCGGGATCGGGGGAGCATCTTCACGCCACACACTTACTAGTCCTGCGCTGGCAGGCCAGGGTAGACAG AACCTGTGGTTTGCCAACCCTGGGGGCAGTAACAGCATGCCAAGTCAGAGTCGCAGCTCTGTGCAGCGGACCCACTCACTCCCTGTCCACACTTCCCCACAAACCATGCTCATGTTCCAGCAGCAAG AATGCCAAGTTCCAGGCGCTGACCTGGAGATCAACCCCACGCTGGAGTCACTGTGCCTCAGTATGACAGAGCATGCCTTAGGGG ATGGAACAGACCGGACGTCAACAATATGA